Proteins encoded within one genomic window of Tigriopus californicus strain San Diego chromosome 12, Tcal_SD_v2.1, whole genome shotgun sequence:
- the LOC131891510 gene encoding D-aspartate oxidase-like gives MLFQLCLAKVLDQIYSWVAASNMALNGMKFRSMTFWSTPLDTPLLDDEGWLCYSLKSFLHKNAKNQGDGLHFSLKFLYFTWLIGLPYFVSISSSSQYGLVVNCTGLGARKLCRDALVLPKPSKIVQVVAPWMKTAVKVESQISILPGLHQLTLHSGTQHSKLPPNVWAQACQVMPRLKDAAHQIHDTFVWRSHRIHPRLEFEQIGPLNVIHNYGHGDSSVVLAPGFADAVINMSCKVCRKPQNTMGKL, from the exons atgttgttccaactttgtctggcaaaggtcctagaccaaatttattcctgggttgctgcgagtaacatggccttgaatggaatgaaattccgctcaatgaccttttggtcgacgccattagacactccactattagatgatgaag GTTGGCTTTGCTATTCGTTGAAATCCTTTCTccacaaaaatgccaaaaatcagggtgacggactccatttctctttaaagttcctttacttcacatggctaATAGGTTTACCATATTTTGTATCGATTTCTTCTTCTAGCCAATATGGGTTGGTGGTAAATTGTACAGGATTGGGAGCTCGCAAGTTGTGCCGAGACGCTTTAGTCCTACCCAAACCTTCCAAAATCGTTCAAGTTGTTGCACCTTGGATGAAAACGGCCGTGAAGGTTGAGTCTCAAATATCAATCTTACCAG GCTTGCATCAACTGACGCTTCATTCTGGGACTCAACATTCCAAGTTGCCTCCAAATGTCTGGGCTCAAGCATGTCAAGTGATGCCTCGTTTAAAAGATGCAGCCCACCAGATTCATGACACCTTTGTTTGGCGATCCCATCGAATTCACCCAAGACTAGAATTCGAACAGATTGGACCTCTTAAC GTCATTCATAACTACGGCCATGGGGATTCAAGTGTCGTTTTAGCTCCAGGATTCGCGGACGCTGTGATCAATATGAGTTGTAAAGTCTGCAGAAAACCTCAAAATACAATGGGGAAGCTTTGA